A genomic window from Maylandia zebra isolate NMK-2024a linkage group LG20, Mzebra_GT3a, whole genome shotgun sequence includes:
- the LOC101473965 gene encoding uncharacterized protein LOC101473965 isoform X2, protein MAVHVTLNGTFLYNRYELLAWLNETLQTSFTKVEQACTGAAYCQLMDWLFPGSLDLSRVQFQCDTIMHSLHNFTLLQAAFRKAGVIRHIPIESLMKRNSAVALTFLQWFKIFFDENNDGREYNALEARGGQSLVPADLGGAFLLPNQKLAVTVTTDSKTIEQEKANDVISLISDDEDDVVDLTMESVTNIDECVPPEQVKEAESTDSLVDEGDVLLRFSKQYCRDDVDLTPTGQIINALRSTPYCLYLHVGVELGGGRRTSIVLIGYFDGCSGASVVRALLAVQLSVDSAVGAPESDPDLLMKALTEAGLPLSNLAVFYCDAPPPQVSRRFEAQLRLFSSSLVSLCGLPGMAGRACQAGLLTSFSHVVDLVKDIHRHYSTCASINDSLKELFADVEHHNLSRPVSSQCLFFIHAVQKMAGCWTDLVEYFKLEALAVDAERISTQRITVRLTDPKVELHFLFLAYALEPLRALQELQQYGSANVGVELQLTLVLLHSYAARVLQPAALDDFLRRRDVKLLSSEAKLLPAAEVKVGARVKNLLRATPAVDLDDEDRADFMKDARVFYQAALRSVVESVPEQLGDSALRNITLVQKDPHRVSNKLSSSVLSEMAVELRLCDPASSEADQLQDDYLSLTHATRSGEATSWAKMVSEVSPGSTLRRLILTLLALPSSLHRTQVFAKVSNIPKTFPDSGEASKALPEPGMWARRPNNRRRKIPVRHQTAHDNERKQEVDKLSSSEDSDWTKSRPPVRSREYSSTEESGDTENSSDVVDVTEASRMCRADRLRQLHSHRNRQAKSDFVMSSDDEDSAATPTRVASAREQSPGELVWGYAGSSALWPAVVLPCRGETPPPGKTLVEWYGQKTSSQVSLQDLKPFAAFTQNFCADSFNILNTYQEAVYLSLQEAARRCKKQFAPPPKGREELLKQMLDWASGGFQPSGPEGFQPNAPKNDWWSRVMKKLPHKASSSPDSSSINLKDVEVCLKRLSCSSIRKASKPATANKKEGHPAEHGPKARKEKEARGGGSKMGRQGKKEEEEEEEEEEEEEEEEEWRGKGKSKTGWRGRKAHKKRGELNDDVSSDWMPSKKKIYTKLHNKVNKPTASYAQPDQKHRETIISTIVDMKLDIEGYCLCCGTDNIEIFHPLFKGGLCLKCKDNFTETLYRYDGDGYQSYCTICCYGMDVLLCGNDGCCRSYCEDCLNILVGPGTFDSLKLEDPWICYLCQAHRPHRALIPREDWSIRVQEFFTNDSGMEFEPHRVYPSIPANLRRPVRVLSLFDGIGTGFYVLKVLGIKIDKYVASEVCEDSVAVATVNHDGKIVHIGDVRHITQERLKQWGPFDLLIGGSPCNDLSIVNPLRKGLYEGTGRLFFDYYRILQWLKPKEDDPRPFFWLYENTVAMNTCNKISICRFLECNPVMVDAMHVTPARRARYFWGNIPGMRRPIVATQSDKLDLQECLELGRKATMCKVRTITTNANSLKQGKNVNKLPVLYNGKEDKLWITELERVFGFPKHYTDVRDMNRQQRQKVLGKAWCVPVVRHLLAPLKDYFTCEDLSPLTTAATTSSSPSSQSSSAPAEQQLSS, encoded by the exons GTGGTGCATTTCTTCTGCCGAATCAGAAACTCGCCGTCACCGTGACGACGGACAGTAAAACCATAGAGCAAGAAAAAGCAAATGATGTAATCTCGCTGATCTCCGACGACGAGGACGACGTGGTGGACCTGACGATGGAGTCGGTAACAAACATAGACGAGTGTGTTCCGCCTGAGCAGGTGAAGGAGGCGGAGTCAACAGACTCCTTGGTGGACGAGGGCGATGTTTTGCTGCGATTCAGTAAACAGTACTGCCGCGATGACGTGGACCTGACGCCGACCGGCCAAATCATCAACGCGCTCCGCAGCACACCGTACTGCCTGTACCTGCACGTCGGGGTGGAGCTGGGCGGGGGCCGGAGGACGAGCATCGTCCTGATTGGCTACTTCGACGGCTGCTCGGGTGCGAGCGTGGTGAGGGCGCTGCTCGCGGTGCAGCTCAGCGTGGATTCGGCAGTCGGAGCCCCGGAGTCAGATCCAGACCTTCTGATGAAGGCGCTGACGGAGGCTGGCCTTCCTCTCTCCAACCTGGCTGTGTTTTACTGTGATGCTCCGCCCCCACAGGTGAGCCGGAGGTTTGAAGCCCAGCTCCGGCTTTTCAGCTCCAGCTTGGTATCGCTCTGCGGCCTTCCTGGGATGGCGGGACGAGCGTGCCAGGCCGGACTCCTCACATCCTTCAGTCACGTGGTCGACCTGGTGAAAGACATCCACCGTCACTACTCCACCTGCGCCTCCATCAACGACAGCCTGAAGGAGCTGTTTGCGGACGTGGAGCACCACAACCTGTCCCGCCCCGTCTCCTCGCAGTGCTTGTTCTTCATCCACGCCGTGCAGAAGATGGCGGGCTGCTGGACGGATTTGGTGGAGTATTTTAAACTTGAGGCGCTGGCCGTGGACGCCGAGCGCATCAGCACCCAGCGAATCACCGTCCGGCTGACCGATCCGAAAGTTGAGCTACACTTCCTGTTCCTCGCCTACGCGCTGGAGCCGCTCCGGGCGCTCCAGGAGCTGCAGCAGTATGGCTCTGCGAATGTCGGAGTGGAGCTGCAGCTCACGCTCGTGCTGCTTCACTCGTACGCGGCGAGGGTCCTGCAGCCGGCCGCCCTCGACGACTTTCTCAGGAGGCGAGACGTGAAGCTGCTCAGCAGCGAGGCGAAGCTGCTGCCCGCAGCCGAGGTGAAAGTGGGCGCTCGAGTCAAAAACCTCCTGCGGGCCACCCCGGCCGTGGATCTGGACGACGAGGACAGGGCCGACTTCATGAAGGACGCGCGGGTGTTTTACCAGGCGGCGCTGCGGAGCGTGGTCGAGAGCGTTCCCGAGCAGCTCGGAGACTCGGCGCTGAGGAACATCACCCTCGTCCAGAAAGACCCTCACAGAGTCAGC AATAAGCTATCCAGCAGCGTGCTGTCAGAGATGGCGGTAGAGCTGCGTCTGTGTGACCCCGCCTCTTCAGAAGCCGATCAACTTCAGGACGACTACCTCAGTTTGACTCACGCGACGAGAAGTGGAGAAGCTACTTCCTGGGCAAAG ATGGTGAGCGAAGTCAGCCCCGGCTCGACGCTGCGCAGGCTCATTTTGACCCTCCTGGCCCTGCCGAGCTCGCTGCACCGGACCCAGGTGTTTGCTAAG GTGTCGAACATCCCCAAGACTTTTCCTGACAGCGGAGAAGCCTCCAAAGCTTTGCCTGAACCGGGGATGTGGGCGAGAAGACCCAACAACCGCAGGAGGAAGATACCCGTCCGTCACCAGACAGCTCACGATAAtgagaggaaacaggaagtggacaAACTGAGCTCATCGGAGGACAGCGACTGGACCAAATCCAGACCACCTGTGCGTTCCAGGGAATACAGCAGCACGGAGGAGTCGGGCGACACAGAAAACTCCTCCG ATGTGGTGGATGTTACAGAAGCTTCCAGAATGTGTCGGGCTGACAGACTGAGGCAGCTGCACA GTCACAGAAATCGTCAGGCCAAGTCTGATTTTGTCATGAGCAGCGATGACGAGGATTCGGCAGCCACGCCGACCCGAGTAGCATCGGCGCGGGAACAATCACCT GGGGAGCTGGTCTGGGGTTACGCTGGGAGCTCGGCGCTGTGGCCGGCCGTCGTCCTGCCGTGCAGAGGAGAAACTCCACCGCCAGGGAAGACGCTGGTGGAGTGGTACGGACAAAAGACGTCCTCACAG GTCAGTTTGCAGGATCTCAAACCTTTCGCTGCGTTCACCCAGAACTTTTGTGCCGACTCCTTCAACATCCTGAACACCTACCAGGAGGCCGTGTACCTGTCCCTGCAG GAGGCGGCTCGGCGCTGTAAGAAGCAGTTCGCTCCTCCTCCAAAGGGCAGAGAGGAGCTGCTGAAGCAGATGTTGGACTGGGCGTCGGGAGGCTTCCAGCCGTCGGGGCCTGAAGGATTTCAGCCCAACGCTCCAAAGAACG ACTGGTGGTCGAGGGTGATGAAGAAGCTCCCCCATAAAGCCTCCTCTTCTCCTGACTCCTCCAGCATCAACCTGAAAGATGTGGAGGTGTGCCTGAAGAGGCTGTCCTGCAGCTCCATCAGGAAGGCCTCAAAGCCAGCAACGGCAAACAAAAAGGAAGGTCATCCTGCGGAGCACGGCCCCAAAGCACGGAAGGAGAAGGAAGCTCGAGGAGGAGGGTCAAAGATGGGGAGACAGGGgaagaaggaggaagaggaggaggaggaggaagaagaggaggaggaggaggaggaggagtggcgAGGAAAGGGGAAGAGTAAGACGGGATGGAGAGGAAGGAAGGCTCATAAGAAGCGAGGCGAGCTGAACGATGACGTGTCGTCTGATTGGATGCCGAGCAAGAAGAAGATCTACACCAAACTCCACAACAAGGTCAACAAGCCGACCGCCTCCTACGCACAGCCCGACCAGAAGCACAGAG AGACGATCATCAGCACGATCGTGGACATGAAGCTGGACATCGAGG GGTACTGTCTGTGCTGTGGGACGGACAACATTGAGATCTTCCACCCTCTGTTTAAAGGCGGCCTGTGCCTGAAGTGTAAG GATAACTTCACAGAAACCTTATATCGTTACGACGGCGATGGATATCAGTCCTACTGCACCATCTGCTGCTACGGGATGGACGTCCTGCTGTGTGGCAACGATGGCTGCTGCAG GTCTTACTGCGAGGACTGTCTGAACATCCTCGTCGGGCCAGGAACGTTTGATTCGCTGAAGCTGGAGGACCCGTGGATCTGCTACCTGTGTCAGGCTCACAGACCCCACAGAGCGCTGATCCCCAGAGAGGACTGGAGCATCCGCGTGCAGGAGTTTTTCACCAATGACAGCGGCATGGAGTTT GAGCCTCACCGCGTCTACCCGTCCATCCCTGCAAACCTCCGCCGACCCGTCAGAGTCCTGTCGCTGTTCGACGGCATCGGCACAG GTTTCTACGTGCTCAAGGTCCTGGGCATCAAAATAGACAAATACGTCGCCTCTGAGGTTTGCGAGGATTCGGTCGCCGTTGCCACCGTCAACCACGACGGGAAGATCGTCCACATCGGAGACGTGCGGCACATCACTCAGGAACGC CTCAAGCAGTGGGGACCTTTTGACCTGCTCATCGGCGGCAGCCCCTGTAACGACCTCTCCATCGTCAACCCGTTAAGGAAAGGCCTCTACG AGGGCACCGGGAGGCTTTTCTTTGATTACTACCGCATCCTTCAGTGGCTGAAGCCCAAAGAGGACGACCCGCGGCCGTTCTTCTGGCTGTACGAGAACACGGTCGCCATGAACACCTGCAACAAAATCAGCATCTGCCGCTTCCTGGAG TGTAACCCGGTGATGGTGGACGCCATGCACGTAACTCCGGCCCGCAGAGCTCGCTACTTCTGGGGAAACATCCCGGGAATGAGGAG GCCCATCGTAGCCACCCAGAGCGACAAGCTGGACCTGCAGGAGTGCTTGGAGCTGGGCAGAAAGGCCACG ATGTGTAAGGTGAGGACGATCACCACCAATGCGAACTCCCTGAAACAAGGAAAAAATGTCAACAAGCTTCCCGTCCTCTACAACGGCAAAGAGGACAAACTGTGGATCACGGAGCTGGAAAG agTCTTCGGGTTCCCTAAACATTACACCGATGTGCGGGACATGAACCGGCAGCAGCGGCAGAAGGTGCTCGGGAAGGCGTGGTGTGTCCCCGTCGTCCGTCACCTCTTGGCCCCCCTGAAGGACTACTTCACCTGTGAGGACTTATCTCCTCTAACCACAGCtgccaccacctcctcctccccctcctcacaGTCCTCCAGTGCCCCTGCAGAGCAGCAGCTGTCGAGTTAG